One Vanessa atalanta chromosome 20, ilVanAtal1.2, whole genome shotgun sequence genomic window carries:
- the LOC125071905 gene encoding general odorant-binding protein 84a gives MKVILIITLTLITFSNTKCEKKNENKMNTDVSTTTTMTMEEEARNSDVDLMGIMLDCNDTFRVEMPYLDTFNKSGSFPDETDRTPKCFVRCVLEKSEVAMEDNQFNVTRTAELFQQIRDIPQEEILEMATPCSDRSESCKCERSYQYLKCILETVIDKYDTT, from the exons ATGAAAGTCATTTTAATCATAACATTAACGCtaattactttttcaaatacaaaatgcgagaaaaaaaacgaaaataaaatgaatactgATGTTTCGACAACAACTACAATGACAATGGAAGAAGAGGCTAGGAACAGTGACGTGGATCTTATGGGAATTATGTTAGATTGTAATGACACGTTTCGTGTTGAAATGC CATATTTAGATACTTTCAATAAAAGCGGCAGTTTTCCAGACGAAACGGACAGGACACCGAAG tgcTTCGTACGTTGCGTTTTGGAAAAATCAGAAGTGGCAATGGAAGATAATCAGTTTAACGTGACTCGCACTGCTGAATTGTTTCAACAAATCAGAGACATCCCTCAGGAGGAAATTCTCGAAATGGCGACGCCTTGTTCGGACAGAT cCGAAAGTTGTAAGTGCGAACGATCCTATCAGTACTTAAAATGCATTTTAGAAACAGTCATAGACAAATATGATACTACTTAA